One Amaranthus tricolor cultivar Red isolate AtriRed21 chromosome 1, ASM2621246v1, whole genome shotgun sequence DNA window includes the following coding sequences:
- the LOC130805359 gene encoding G-type lectin S-receptor-like serine/threonine-protein kinase LECRK3, protein MLFLSIFSILTATHIAAQNSGNLTVGQSFTATLNDSPWLSPSSDFAFGFHPLPTNTSLFLLAIWYAKIFDTIVWCANDGNPVQQGSRLVLTAKAGLVLTDPQGASLWNTSHDLTDATTINHGFLSDTGNFVLKTTRHDDPVWQSFDHPTDTLLPGQSLNISGFVNSRLSETVFSNGRFQLHLIAKRGIVLSARDVASGNLYGAYFVVEFDGQKLIYNESGYMYIATKNGTIYDLLPQNKTLLAKDFYQRAVLNFDGVLIWYSIPKKSVSNDWSMVKVLPENICTSIGDSGVQYGSGICGFNSICVLDGDKRPTCKCPPGYSLLDPDNMYGSCIPDFKTECEGYEDLCTRGAYRLEPLNNTNWPFSDYEKLEPYDEKNCKLSCMYDCFCAAVVFRETSTPVCWKKKAPLSYGKQDVIVKETTWIKVGNASFSNDPLHPFVEFPEKHKNKMKFLVGVSVFVNLVLLTVAGSGLFFICCKKKPLKASDRDQKRNLREFSNVHFFTYDELTEATNGFTEELGRGAFGIVYKGMIALEGSLIDIAVKKLDRMLSVDADKEFKTEVSGIGRTYHKNLVRLVGFCKEEDHRLLVYEYMSNGTLADYLFGDSRPSWVERVQIALGIARGLLYLHEECSTQIIHCDIKPQNILLDDNLYAKISDFGLAKLLVLNQTHTNTAIRGTKGYVAPEWFRNKPVTLKVDVYSFGVLLLEIICCRKNVCIELIEEECPILTDWAFDCYQSNTLDSLVRGDIEALDDWQRLKRFLMVALWCIQEDPSLRPTMRTVLQMLEGLVIVPKPSCPTMLSNM, encoded by the coding sequence ATGCTTTTTCTGAGTATCTTTTCAATCTTAACAGCAACACACATAGCTGCTCAAAACAGTGGCAATCTAACTGTCGGTCAATCTTTCACAGCCACACTTAATGACTCTCCATGGCTTTCCCCTTCATCTGATTTTGCATTTGGGTTTCATCCATTACCCACCAACACCTCTCTCTTTTTGCTTGCCATTTGGTATGCAAAGATTTTCGATACAATCGTCTGGTGTGCAAACGATGGAAATCCCGTTCAACAAGGATCACGACTAGTCTTAACAGCTAAAGCCGGTCTAGTCCTAACAGATCCTCAAGGCGCCAGTTTATGGAATACCTCTCATGACCTAACTGATGCTACCACTATAAACCATGGATTTTTAAGTGATACTGGGAATTTCGTCCTCAAAACTACCCGTCATGATGACCCAGTTTGGCAGAGCTTTGACCATCCGACAGACACCTTGCTGCCAGGGCAGTCTTTGAATATAAGTGGGTTTGTCAATTCTAGGCTGTCTGAAACTGTATTTAGTAATGGAAGGTTTCAGTTGCATTTGATCGCTAAAAGAGGCATTGTTCTTAGTGCAAGAGATGTAGCCTCCGGCAATCTCTATGGAGCCTATTTTGTTGTTGAATTCGATGGTCAGAAATTGATTTACAATGAGTCTGGCTATATGTACATAGCAACAAAAAATGGCACAATTTATGATCTTTTACCACAAAACAAGACTTTGTTGGCTAAAGATTTTTATCAGAGAGCAGTTTTGAACTTTGATGGGGTTTTGATTTGGTATTCTATACCAAAAAAATCTGTAAGCAACGATTGGTCTATGGTTAAAGTATTACCTGAGAATATATGTACGAGTATAGGAGATTCTGGTGTACAATATGGCAGTGGAATTTGTGGATTTAACAGCATTTGTGTCCTTGATGGGGATAAAAGGCCTACATGTAAGTGCCCGCCAGGCTATTCGCTACTCGATCCTGATAATATGTATGGAAGTTGTATACCCGATTTCAAGACCGAGTGCGAAGGATATGAAGATCTTTGTACGAGGGGCGCATACAGGCTAGAACCCCTTAATAATACAAATTGGCCATTCAGTGATTATGAAAAACTTGAACCTTATGATGAAAAAAATTGCAAATTGTCATGTATGTATGACTGCTTCTGTGCTGCAGTGGTTTTCCGGGAGACCAGTACTCCCGTTTGTTGGAAGAAAAAGGCAcctttatcatatggaaaacaAGACGTAATTGTGAAGGAGACTACTTGGATTAAAGTCGGAAATGCTAGTTTTTCCAACGACCCACTTCACCCTTTTGTCGAATTCCCTGAGAAGCATAAAAATAAGATGAAATTCTTGGTGGGTGTTTCTGTGTTTGTTAATTTAGTTCTTTTAACTGTCGCTGGATCGGGACTTTTCTTTATTTGTTGCAAGAAGAAGCCACTGAAAGCATCAGATCGTGATCAGAAGAGAAATTTGAGGGAGTTCAGCAACGTCCATTTCTTCACCTATGACGAACTCACAGAGGCAACCAATGGGTTCACGGAAGAGTTAGGAAGAGGAGCTTTTGGTATAGTTTACAAAGGTATGATTGCCTTGGAAGGTTCTCTAATTGACATTGCTGTAAAAAAGTTAGATCGAATGTTATCTGTCGATGCTGATAAGGAATTTAAGACTGAAGTGAGCGGAATAGGTAGGACTTACCACAAGAATCTAGTACGACTTGTGGGGTTTTGTAAAGAGGAAGATCACAGGCTATTGGTATACGAATATATGAGTAATGGAACCCTAGCAGACTACCTTTTCGGTGATTCAAGGCCTAGCTGGGTGGAAAGAGTTCAAATTGCCCTTGGAATCGCAAGAGGATTACTGTATTTGCACGAGGAATGTAGCACGCAGATAATCCATTGTGATATAAAGCCCCAAAACATACTTCTAGATGATAATCTTTATGCTAAGATATCGGATTTTGGGTTGGCGAAGCTTTTAGTCCTAAACCAAACTCATACCAACACGGCCATAAGAGGAACGAAAGGGTATGTGGCTCCAGAGTGGTTTAGGAATAAACCTGTCACACTAAAAGTAGATGTCTATAGCTTCGGGGTTCTATTATTGGAGATTATATGTTGTAGAAAAAATGTATGCATTGAATTGATAGAGGAAGAATGTCCGATATTGACAGATTGGGCATTCGATTGCTACCAATCTAACACATTAGATAGCCTGGTTAGAGGTGACATTGAAGCACTTGATGACTGGCAAAGACTAAAGAGGTTTTTGATGGTTGCGTTGTGGTGTATTCAAGAAGATCCAAGTCTCCGTCCAACAATGAGAACGGTCTTGCAGATGCTTGAAGGGCTTGTCATAGTCCCTAAACCTTCTTGTCCAACCATGCTCTCTAACATGTAA